The Candidatus Hydrogenedentota bacterium genome has a window encoding:
- a CDS encoding M23 family metallopeptidase gives RSLGELVKDMPVQQERIERVPAGWPLPRGKGRISSQFGYRRDPFSRRVRHHDGLDISAQKGTPAHATARGKVIKAEYISEYGNMVVVSHGDGLETAYAHLSAIHVTRGETVSRGDVVGLVGSTGKSTGNHLHYEVRLNGRVVNPAKYLSD, from the coding sequence AACGTAGCTTGGGCGAATTGGTCAAAGATATGCCCGTCCAACAAGAGCGCATTGAACGGGTTCCCGCCGGCTGGCCCCTTCCCCGAGGTAAAGGCCGTATCTCTTCTCAATTCGGTTATCGCCGTGATCCTTTCTCAAGACGCGTACGGCACCATGACGGTCTCGACATTTCTGCGCAAAAAGGTACTCCCGCCCATGCAACGGCGCGCGGCAAAGTTATCAAAGCGGAATATATCAGCGAATATGGCAATATGGTCGTCGTTAGTCATGGCGACGGTCTGGAAACTGCTTACGCCCATCTTAGCGCCATTCACGTAACGCGAGGTGAAACCGTGAGCCGCGGCGATGTGGTTGGTCTTGTTGGCAGCACGGGGAAAAGTACCGGGAATCACCTGCACTATGAAGTCCGTCTGAATGGACGCGTCGTGAATCCTGCCAAATATCTGTCGGATTAA
- a CDS encoding polymer-forming cytoskeletal protein: MLDTRKLREYNDNKAMTTIGSGSKITGELVCAGTIHVLGFVEGSIASDDSVVLLETARVKGDIRAGQVIISGHIKGNIQASERLEIMATGKVAGNICSPCISIHEGVFFEGRCSMKEEAVPQKSEAQAKAPTTPVEDKPTEA, encoded by the coding sequence ATGCTTGATACACGCAAACTCAGAGAATATAATGATAACAAAGCCATGACCACTATCGGCTCGGGAAGCAAAATCACGGGGGAACTGGTCTGTGCGGGTACGATCCATGTCCTCGGCTTTGTAGAAGGCAGCATAGCCAGTGACGACAGCGTGGTACTCCTCGAAACGGCACGCGTCAAAGGGGATATACGCGCCGGTCAGGTCATTATCAGCGGTCACATCAAGGGCAATATTCAGGCGTCAGAACGACTGGAAATCATGGCGACCGGAAAAGTTGCGGGCAATATCTGCTCTCCGTGTATCAGCATCCATGAAGGTGTGTTCTTTGAAGGACGATGCTCCATGAAAGAAGAAGCGGTTCCGCAAAAAAGTGAGGCACAAGCCAAAGCCCCAACAACTCCTGTCGAAGACAAACCTACTGAAGCGTAG